A part of Blastopirellula marina genomic DNA contains:
- a CDS encoding chemotaxis protein — translation MDTATTNSVDRLQVLHNILSEATEEASSAMSIWTGGAITLSLDCVRELPLEQVTQEFDLGMELLTMVVLTIGGDVGGTFILTFDEENGRRLAASLMKQEVSTEIEWSELEESALKETGNILGCAYFNRIARLIGGEFVPSPPAFLQDYGVCVLQQALMEQVQEGSDVLICQTTFMQGREKLNWNILFVPHTHMRGLLRTSL, via the coding sequence ATGGATACGGCAACTACCAATTCCGTGGACCGCCTCCAGGTCTTACACAACATCTTGAGCGAAGCCACCGAAGAAGCTTCCTCCGCGATGAGCATCTGGACAGGTGGGGCGATTACGTTGTCGCTGGACTGCGTGCGCGAACTTCCACTGGAACAAGTGACCCAGGAGTTCGACCTGGGGATGGAACTGTTAACGATGGTCGTGCTGACAATCGGCGGCGACGTCGGCGGTACGTTCATCTTGACCTTCGACGAAGAAAATGGACGTCGCCTGGCTGCTTCCTTGATGAAGCAAGAAGTCTCGACCGAAATCGAATGGTCGGAATTGGAAGAATCGGCTCTGAAGGAAACCGGCAACATTCTGGGCTGTGCCTACTTCAATCGTATTGCTCGTTTGATCGGCGGCGAGTTTGTCCCTTCCCCGCCCGCCTTCCTGCAAGACTACGGCGTTTGCGTGCTGCAGCAGGCCTTGATGGAACAAGTTCAAGAAGGCTCGGACGTGTTGATCTGCCAAACGACCTTCATGCAGGGGCGAGAGAAACTGAACTGGAATATCCTGTTCGTGCCTCACACGCACATGCGTGGTTTACTGCGAACTTCGCTGTAA
- a CDS encoding (5-formylfuran-3-yl)methyl phosphate synthase — MQLLVSVRSADEAQIMGRYPIDRLDLKEPLHGSLGATSVDTWQDVVPTWHERFGVSIALGELLDGPDASYVPQQTDSIKVGLSGCRGLSDWPDQLRLLYESAPESVSRVAVYYADQQYAGCPLFEEVLEVAQHLACETILVDTFGKLTGTVLNLLSESELISMRNAVHAINCQFALAGSIQIDDLPAVKTIHPDIVAVRSAMCLADRSSQICEQQVAKFLNSFHESHVVTAQQ; from the coding sequence ATGCAACTGCTGGTAAGCGTACGAAGCGCTGACGAGGCCCAGATCATGGGCCGTTACCCAATCGATCGTCTCGATCTCAAGGAGCCGCTCCACGGATCGCTCGGAGCGACGTCAGTCGACACCTGGCAAGATGTCGTCCCGACATGGCATGAACGTTTTGGTGTGAGTATCGCGCTTGGCGAACTTTTGGATGGCCCCGACGCAAGTTACGTCCCCCAACAGACGGATAGCATCAAGGTGGGACTTTCCGGTTGCAGAGGTCTGTCCGATTGGCCCGACCAGCTTCGCCTTCTTTACGAATCTGCACCTGAAAGCGTTTCACGCGTCGCGGTCTACTATGCCGATCAGCAATATGCCGGTTGTCCGTTGTTTGAAGAAGTGCTGGAAGTCGCACAACATCTGGCATGCGAGACCATTTTGGTCGATACGTTTGGCAAGTTGACGGGCACGGTGCTTAACCTTTTGAGCGAAAGTGAACTAATCTCTATGCGCAATGCGGTGCACGCAATCAATTGCCAATTCGCACTCGCCGGTTCGATTCAAATCGATGATTTGCCAGCGGTAAAAACAATTCATCCCGACATCGTCGCCGTTCGCAGTGCGATGTGTCTTGCTGACCGTTCCAGCCAAATCTGTGAACAGCAAGTTGCCAAGTTTCTGAACTCGTTTCACGAGAGTCACGTAGTAACAGCACAGCAGTGA
- a CDS encoding CheR family methyltransferase has protein sequence MSQLSATSQVTDDQMRRYAKMIYDVAGIEISPAKKQLLSNRIRRRLKQTGIVDFEEYFKYLSKLPTSHEEWDGFLQEVTTHETYLFRDESNWKWLRGEFIPAIQKAGSNSLRVWSAACSTGDEAYTIASCLAEDLRNPSGWRIQIVGSDIGIGAVRDAQEARFGERAMRLVPDTIKTRHFKRVGEANIWEPNSKLRAMTSFRQHNLLDRISGPPFDLVFLKNVLIYFNNESKKRVISNIEQAMKPGSFIVAGAAEGIGDLMGGFNRIHPWLYQRK, from the coding sequence ATGTCTCAACTATCCGCAACCTCGCAAGTCACCGACGACCAGATGCGACGTTATGCGAAAATGATTTACGATGTGGCCGGCATCGAGATCTCGCCAGCCAAGAAACAGCTGCTCTCGAACCGTATTCGCCGACGTTTGAAGCAAACCGGCATCGTCGACTTCGAGGAATACTTCAAGTACCTCAGCAAGCTGCCAACCTCACACGAGGAATGGGATGGTTTTCTGCAGGAAGTGACAACGCACGAAACGTACTTGTTCCGTGACGAATCGAATTGGAAGTGGCTTCGCGGTGAGTTCATCCCTGCGATCCAAAAGGCTGGTTCCAACTCTCTGCGAGTCTGGTCGGCTGCTTGTAGTACTGGTGACGAGGCTTACACGATCGCCAGCTGCCTGGCGGAAGACCTTCGTAATCCATCGGGATGGCGAATTCAGATCGTTGGATCCGACATCGGTATCGGAGCTGTTCGTGACGCTCAAGAGGCACGCTTTGGCGAGCGAGCGATGCGACTGGTTCCTGACACCATTAAGACGCGGCACTTTAAGCGAGTTGGCGAAGCAAATATTTGGGAGCCCAACAGCAAGTTGCGAGCGATGACCAGCTTTCGTCAGCATAACCTGCTCGATCGTATTTCAGGCCCACCATTTGACCTTGTGTTTCTGAAGAATGTGCTGATCTACTTCAACAATGAATCGAAGAAGCGAGTGATTAGCAACATCGAACAGGCGATGAAGCCAGGAAGTTTCATCGTGGCTGGTGCCGCAGAAGGCATCGGCGACTTGATGGGTGGCTTCAATCGAATCCATCCCTGGCTTTACCAACGCAAGTAA
- a CDS encoding ABC1 kinase family protein yields the protein MPTKTIRRTLEYASLAKESIRLRWTRNDKSREAAQRLVAQRLGKLRGLPQKVGQMMAFSADQQRRDAFGDLFESADPLPWQTMRPILEQTWEVDPDTLFEKFETVGKAASLGQVHAATLAGGRKVAIKVQYPGIREAVLTDLKGLGWLAKPFGNMSRGFDLEGYRSTILEGLEEELDYRIEAKNQREFATGPGNCAEIIVPQVDEALSSENILVTEWVDGDSWATVQANWSESDKSELGRRLFSWFLSCIFSHGLVHADLHPGNVRFLRGTQGPKIVLYDFGSLYRMSTQERAFLLRLIDATRRQCEAPLPLLAGLGFNADLLQPLAGRLPALCRVLFEPFCVEHPYDVSQWRLSERLNELLGEQRMNFRMAGPPRLIFLMRAFQAVLTYLKGLDAKVMWGRLIEEHIRRQRTQVDRLILPKLASEDFSVLAKQMKVEVRRDGRVKACVALPASAIDRLEDFLDPQTLSRIKQEALDLEAIVRDVRKRGYAPGPVFELADHHRDVKVWLE from the coding sequence ATGCCAACTAAAACGATTCGCCGCACGCTTGAGTACGCCAGCTTGGCGAAAGAATCGATCCGTCTTCGCTGGACCCGCAACGATAAATCACGCGAGGCTGCTCAACGCCTCGTGGCCCAGCGGCTCGGTAAGCTTCGAGGTCTGCCCCAGAAGGTCGGGCAGATGATGGCATTCTCCGCCGATCAACAGCGCCGTGATGCTTTCGGCGATCTGTTTGAATCTGCCGATCCCCTGCCCTGGCAAACGATGCGGCCGATTCTCGAACAAACCTGGGAGGTCGATCCAGACACGTTGTTTGAGAAGTTCGAAACCGTGGGTAAGGCGGCCTCGCTTGGTCAAGTCCATGCCGCAACGCTTGCAGGAGGTCGCAAAGTTGCGATCAAGGTTCAGTACCCTGGAATTCGTGAGGCGGTGCTGACCGATCTGAAAGGCCTGGGCTGGCTCGCGAAACCATTTGGCAACATGAGTCGCGGATTCGATCTTGAAGGTTATCGCTCGACAATTCTGGAAGGACTCGAGGAAGAACTCGATTATCGGATTGAAGCTAAGAATCAACGTGAATTCGCCACTGGTCCTGGCAACTGTGCCGAGATCATCGTTCCCCAAGTCGATGAAGCATTGTCCAGCGAAAACATTCTCGTGACCGAGTGGGTCGATGGGGACTCTTGGGCAACCGTTCAAGCGAATTGGTCCGAGAGCGACAAATCAGAACTGGGGAGGCGACTATTTAGCTGGTTTTTGTCTTGCATTTTTTCGCATGGTCTGGTTCATGCCGACCTACATCCCGGCAATGTACGATTCCTGCGTGGAACTCAGGGACCGAAGATCGTTCTGTACGACTTCGGTTCGCTTTACCGCATGAGTACCCAGGAGCGGGCATTCTTGTTGCGACTGATCGATGCAACACGACGACAATGCGAAGCTCCCCTACCCTTACTTGCTGGTCTGGGATTCAATGCCGACTTGTTGCAACCGCTTGCAGGACGCTTGCCGGCCCTCTGCCGTGTGTTGTTTGAACCATTCTGCGTCGAACATCCCTACGACGTAAGCCAGTGGCGATTGAGCGAACGCTTGAATGAGTTGCTGGGTGAACAACGAATGAACTTTCGTATGGCCGGGCCGCCGCGATTGATCTTCCTGATGCGCGCCTTCCAAGCAGTGCTTACCTACCTGAAAGGTCTCGACGCCAAGGTGATGTGGGGGCGTTTGATCGAAGAGCACATCCGGCGTCAACGTACGCAAGTCGATCGCCTAATATTGCCGAAACTAGCGAGCGAAGATTTTTCGGTACTCGCGAAGCAGATGAAAGTCGAAGTGCGGCGAGATGGTCGCGTTAAAGCGTGCGTCGCCCTACCGGCATCTGCGATCGATCGATTAGAAGACTTTCTCGATCCCCAAACACTCAGCCGTATTAAGCAGGAAGCGCTAGATCTAGAAGCAATCGTACGCGATGTGCGTAAGCGTGGTTACGCCCCGGGGCCGGTCTTTGAATTAGCCGACCATCATCGGGACGTAAAAGTTTGGCTCGAATGA
- a CDS encoding sodium:proton antiporter has translation MDDHHGSGSGSDKPLLISIVVILVAYVIASFAGWTVSPAASTAAAPHAEAHHEGEHGEEAHGEHAEHADAHGGHKVSLPHPFAVAPFVMLLGAIAVFPLLKVTEHWWESNTNRFIVAVVLAGVTLLYYMTIYVDASPGAAWHRIDHAILKEYIPFIVLLFSLYVISGGIRISGDLRAHPGTNTLFMLVGGLLASFIGTTGAAMLLIRPLLETNKERRFRQHTVVFFIFVVCNCGGCLLPIGDPPLFLGYLQGVDFLWTMIALWQPWLVANAMLLGLYFVIDKFYFYPKESTSDVQRDETQTTPLTIRGLMPNALLLLGVIFSVALLDPTKPLPGIGWYPYVYLREVVQLALVGLSLWLGSTEVRQQNRFNYHAIVEVAALFVGIFICMQPALEILNEQGPSLGIDTPMKFYWITGGLSSVLDNAPTYLVFFKTAFPNMDAAAIGTTLADASAQPHYNLVAISLGAVFMGAMTYIGNGPNFMVRAIAEEGGVKMPSFFGYIIFFSVPILLPILGIVALIFLL, from the coding sequence GTGGACGATCATCATGGAAGCGGTTCAGGTTCGGACAAACCTCTACTTATCAGCATTGTCGTCATTCTAGTTGCTTATGTCATCGCCTCGTTTGCAGGATGGACAGTGTCCCCTGCCGCGAGTACCGCAGCCGCACCTCATGCGGAAGCGCACCATGAAGGTGAACACGGTGAAGAAGCACATGGCGAGCACGCAGAACACGCCGACGCCCATGGCGGGCACAAGGTTTCACTGCCACATCCATTTGCCGTGGCACCTTTTGTCATGTTGCTGGGTGCGATCGCAGTGTTCCCTTTACTCAAAGTCACCGAGCACTGGTGGGAAAGCAACACCAACCGCTTTATCGTGGCGGTGGTCCTGGCCGGTGTGACTTTGCTGTATTACATGACCATCTACGTCGATGCGAGCCCTGGGGCTGCGTGGCATCGAATCGATCACGCGATTCTCAAAGAGTACATTCCGTTTATCGTTCTGCTGTTTTCACTCTACGTGATCTCGGGCGGGATTCGGATTTCTGGCGACTTGCGAGCCCATCCTGGTACGAACACCCTGTTCATGTTGGTCGGTGGTTTGCTGGCCAGCTTTATCGGAACGACCGGAGCGGCAATGCTTCTGATTCGTCCGCTGTTGGAAACCAACAAAGAACGTCGTTTCCGCCAACATACGGTCGTGTTCTTTATATTTGTCGTTTGTAATTGCGGCGGATGCTTGTTGCCAATTGGTGACCCACCGTTGTTCCTGGGTTACCTGCAAGGGGTCGACTTCCTATGGACCATGATTGCGTTATGGCAGCCGTGGCTGGTGGCTAACGCAATGTTGCTGGGTCTCTACTTCGTGATCGACAAGTTTTACTTTTATCCAAAAGAATCGACCTCGGACGTCCAACGTGACGAAACGCAGACGACTCCGCTCACCATTCGCGGCTTGATGCCCAACGCCTTGCTGCTGTTGGGTGTGATTTTCTCGGTCGCTTTGCTTGACCCAACCAAACCACTGCCAGGCATCGGTTGGTATCCCTATGTTTACTTGCGAGAAGTCGTGCAGCTGGCCTTGGTCGGTCTGAGCTTGTGGCTCGGTAGTACGGAAGTCCGCCAACAAAACCGATTCAACTACCACGCGATTGTGGAAGTTGCGGCTTTGTTTGTCGGTATTTTTATCTGTATGCAGCCCGCCCTCGAGATCTTGAACGAACAAGGCCCGAGTCTCGGTATCGATACGCCAATGAAGTTCTACTGGATCACCGGTGGCTTGTCGTCCGTGCTCGATAATGCTCCGACTTACCTGGTGTTCTTCAAGACCGCGTTCCCGAATATGGATGCGGCGGCGATCGGGACAACCCTGGCCGATGCTTCCGCTCAGCCTCATTACAACCTGGTTGCGATCAGTTTGGGGGCTGTGTTCATGGGAGCGATGACCTACATCGGCAACGGTCCGAACTTCATGGTCCGAGCCATCGCAGAAGAGGGGGGCGTGAAAATGCCAAGCTTCTTCGGCTATATCATTTTCTTCAGTGTGCCGATTCTGCTGCCTATTTTGGGAATCGTTGCCCTGATATTCCTGCTTTAG
- a CDS encoding ribonuclease D produces MEYTYVRHDRDLQDLCQQLASDQYIFFDTEFISEDVYLPDLCLIQVASRSGLSVIDPKGMLDLTPFWDLITSDNVTVVAHAAREEFLFCFRATGKWPTRLFDTQVAAGLIGMEFPVSLGNLITRLMGERLPKGETRTNWRGRPLSKQQIEYALNDVIFLDNIYQQLVAEIEKLGRTEWMVAEMNRFQQAWEDYSTRPGWRSVSGIGNLNRRSLAIVRELWNWRDHHARAQNVPPRRVLRDDLVVELAKRKSSKVSQIKALRGMNRRDLDPYIQDLADCVREALELPDDECPVNQRGNANSQYTVVGQFLTAALGSICREARIAPSLACTVQDVRDLVAYHLDGAGDLPPLAKGWRAEVIGQTIEDLLDGSLVVRIGDPRADEPLAFQRLNNSTE; encoded by the coding sequence GTGGAGTACACCTACGTCCGTCACGATCGTGACCTGCAAGACCTTTGTCAGCAACTCGCCTCTGACCAGTACATCTTCTTCGATACCGAGTTTATTTCGGAGGATGTGTACCTGCCCGACTTGTGCTTGATTCAAGTGGCGAGTCGTTCTGGTCTGAGCGTAATCGATCCGAAGGGGATGCTCGATCTGACCCCATTCTGGGACTTGATCACCAGTGACAATGTGACCGTTGTGGCGCATGCCGCCCGCGAAGAATTCCTCTTCTGCTTTCGGGCCACCGGAAAATGGCCCACACGGTTATTCGACACGCAAGTCGCGGCAGGTCTGATTGGCATGGAGTTCCCGGTGTCTCTGGGGAATCTCATTACGCGTCTGATGGGCGAACGCTTGCCCAAGGGAGAGACACGTACCAATTGGCGTGGCCGCCCACTTTCGAAGCAGCAGATCGAATACGCCCTGAATGACGTCATCTTCCTCGACAATATCTACCAGCAACTGGTCGCCGAGATCGAAAAGCTTGGCCGGACCGAGTGGATGGTTGCCGAGATGAACCGATTCCAACAAGCTTGGGAAGATTACTCGACCCGCCCCGGCTGGCGTAGCGTGTCGGGGATCGGCAATCTGAACCGTCGATCGCTGGCAATTGTGCGCGAGCTATGGAATTGGCGCGATCATCACGCGCGGGCTCAAAACGTTCCACCTCGCCGAGTCCTACGGGACGATCTGGTCGTGGAATTGGCCAAGCGTAAGTCGAGTAAAGTTTCGCAGATCAAAGCATTGCGTGGCATGAATCGCCGCGACCTCGATCCGTACATTCAAGACTTGGCCGACTGCGTTCGCGAGGCCCTTGAGCTGCCTGACGACGAGTGCCCGGTGAATCAACGCGGCAATGCCAATTCGCAGTATACGGTCGTGGGGCAGTTTCTCACCGCCGCGCTCGGAAGTATTTGTCGTGAGGCGCGTATCGCCCCAAGTTTGGCGTGTACCGTCCAAGATGTCCGCGACCTGGTGGCCTACCATCTAGATGGTGCCGGAGACCTTCCTCCGCTGGCTAAGGGATGGCGTGCCGAGGTGATCGGAC
- a CDS encoding polyhydroxyalkanoic acid system family protein has translation MPGFKVEVPHSLGQEEAANRVKSLLEHLRGRFEGTIKDMEQTWTDDDVMQFSFKTAGLVIKGTMDVQPSSVIVQGDLPFAAMLFKGRIESSIREELEKCIAS, from the coding sequence ATGCCCGGTTTTAAGGTGGAAGTTCCTCATTCCCTCGGCCAAGAAGAAGCGGCTAATCGCGTCAAGAGTTTGCTTGAGCATCTACGCGGTCGTTTCGAAGGCACCATCAAGGATATGGAGCAAACCTGGACCGACGACGACGTGATGCAGTTCTCGTTCAAGACGGCTGGTCTTGTCATCAAGGGAACGATGGATGTTCAACCCAGTTCCGTGATCGTACAGGGGGACCTCCCTTTCGCGGCGATGCTCTTCAAAGGACGCATCGAGAGTTCGATTCGCGAAGAACTCGAAAAGTGCATCGCTTCTTAG
- a CDS encoding chemotaxis protein CheA — MTDSTASNDDCTDDLLADFLDESTQLIDRLNDRLMELEEWARLDSEENAEVDIDLLNDMFRSAHSIKGLSAMLGLPRINGLTHNIENVFDAARRGDVSIDSNVVHVVYASVDRLSELIDHLRDTQNDNLDCDSQLQAISAILEARGAVKMQGEQSSIEEAFGELASQQGPVGQSEDESPSAPVSAEVTAEHYLAECEAMFREVVDETEIPAKYLSIFLDETELSLDEMVEMLLDSSSSSDIESVRSLMCTAHRIKGSAASIGLNRPAKLAHLMEDVLQRYRDSMQTLSALLADAMLGCADGLRAYTKGLREGAAADVDFANLASELQAAEANQAAESEAEQNVSTAETTSTPAVETESAAAPQPMLHAIDQNELKNRAVTCDMQDGARLCIVRVELNQNTPLIGVKAQLLCEKLNRLGQVLMTEPPHSSFDHCENLSRLEVGLLTTKEDGDIFRAVNVSGVTNYSLEEISGELVATPRAAVISESSVEEVVEEAAKFKEVPAEPTPPVEPVKAPVEPVAVKPPAPVSPPVEVAKPVAATKPTAAPVVATAPPVPPAVAASAAPSKEVAAKSSDNSAKPVETLRVDIDRLDQLMNLAGQLVISKARFNQLGENLRGAMPHKQCQQWLDATNQMCSKLLDSADDPSRQGNAKEFHSVHGQIRKIQQNLSAISAEMQRVDMVRTGLTGFFDAVHQLDRVTDGIQKTIMDTRMVPIGPLFGRFRRVVRDISRTNGKEISLEIMGEKTELDKRMIDELGDPLIHMVRNSADHGIELPEARLAAGKPRSGEITLNAFHRGNSIVIQVTDDGRGLSREKISNKAIERGLITSSDAERMSDQQIFQLIWEPGFSTAETVTEISGRGMGMDIVRAKIESINGVVEVDSKTGQGTVFTIKLPLTMAILPSLMANIEGDLFSMPVESIVEIVCLRQDEIRTIHGKKTAVVRGRPVSVVELHETFHWHGHTAQSKTRGDVTIVIIRNDSRELGLVVDGILGEEDVVVKSLAENYQNVEGISGACVLGNGRVALILDPAAVIELAVKRQAEALV, encoded by the coding sequence ATGACAGATTCGACAGCATCAAACGACGATTGCACGGACGATCTGCTCGCAGATTTTCTGGACGAATCGACGCAATTGATCGATCGTCTGAACGATCGATTGATGGAATTGGAAGAATGGGCTCGTCTCGACTCCGAGGAGAATGCGGAGGTCGACATCGACCTATTGAACGACATGTTCCGCTCGGCACATAGCATCAAGGGCTTGTCCGCGATGCTGGGCCTGCCTCGAATCAATGGCCTAACTCACAACATTGAAAATGTGTTTGACGCCGCACGACGAGGCGACGTATCGATTGACTCGAACGTCGTTCATGTGGTGTATGCGTCTGTCGATCGCTTGAGCGAACTCATCGATCATCTTCGTGACACTCAAAACGACAACTTGGACTGTGACAGCCAGTTACAAGCCATATCCGCAATCTTGGAAGCTCGAGGTGCCGTAAAAATGCAAGGCGAACAAAGCAGCATCGAAGAAGCGTTTGGAGAACTGGCCTCTCAGCAAGGTCCCGTGGGCCAAAGCGAAGACGAGTCGCCATCCGCGCCGGTATCGGCCGAGGTCACTGCCGAACATTACCTGGCAGAATGCGAGGCGATGTTTCGGGAGGTGGTCGATGAAACCGAAATCCCGGCGAAGTACCTTTCGATTTTTCTCGACGAAACCGAGTTGTCACTCGACGAAATGGTCGAAATGCTGCTCGACTCGAGTAGCTCGTCCGATATCGAATCGGTACGTTCACTTATGTGTACTGCTCACCGCATCAAAGGTTCGGCTGCCTCGATTGGCTTGAATCGTCCAGCAAAACTGGCTCACTTGATGGAAGATGTGCTGCAGCGTTATCGCGATAGCATGCAAACACTCAGCGCTCTGCTTGCGGACGCGATGCTGGGGTGTGCCGATGGCTTGCGAGCCTATACCAAGGGATTGCGTGAAGGTGCCGCCGCCGACGTCGACTTCGCGAATCTTGCCAGCGAACTGCAAGCGGCTGAAGCCAATCAAGCGGCCGAAAGCGAAGCCGAACAAAATGTCTCTACGGCTGAAACGACATCTACCCCTGCTGTCGAAACTGAATCCGCCGCCGCTCCGCAACCAATGCTTCATGCCATCGATCAGAACGAGCTGAAGAATCGAGCTGTCACTTGCGACATGCAGGACGGAGCCCGGTTGTGTATCGTGCGGGTCGAACTGAATCAGAATACCCCCCTGATCGGCGTCAAAGCGCAACTGTTGTGCGAAAAGTTGAATCGCCTTGGTCAGGTCTTAATGACCGAACCGCCACATAGCTCATTCGATCATTGTGAAAACCTCTCGCGGTTGGAAGTCGGTCTGCTGACAACCAAAGAAGATGGTGACATATTTCGTGCGGTTAATGTTTCCGGTGTCACCAATTACTCCCTGGAAGAGATTTCTGGCGAGTTGGTCGCCACACCGCGAGCCGCAGTTATCTCGGAATCCTCGGTCGAAGAAGTAGTTGAGGAAGCGGCTAAGTTCAAGGAAGTTCCAGCCGAACCGACACCACCTGTCGAACCTGTGAAAGCACCGGTCGAGCCGGTTGCCGTGAAGCCGCCAGCTCCGGTTTCGCCCCCGGTCGAAGTGGCGAAGCCTGTGGCTGCCACCAAACCAACGGCGGCACCCGTAGTGGCTACTGCCCCGCCGGTACCTCCCGCGGTGGCTGCCTCCGCGGCACCATCGAAAGAAGTCGCAGCGAAATCCAGCGATAACAGTGCCAAACCGGTTGAAACACTGCGGGTCGATATCGATCGTCTCGATCAGTTGATGAACCTGGCCGGGCAATTGGTTATCAGCAAAGCAAGATTCAACCAGCTGGGAGAAAACCTTCGCGGCGCAATGCCACATAAGCAGTGCCAACAGTGGTTGGATGCGACCAACCAGATGTGTAGCAAGTTGCTTGACTCGGCCGACGATCCCTCCCGACAAGGCAATGCGAAGGAATTTCACAGCGTTCATGGTCAGATCCGCAAGATCCAGCAAAACTTGAGTGCGATCAGCGCTGAGATGCAACGGGTCGACATGGTTCGCACCGGACTGACGGGATTCTTCGATGCCGTCCATCAGCTCGATCGCGTAACCGATGGAATCCAGAAGACCATCATGGATACACGCATGGTACCGATCGGCCCGTTGTTCGGTCGGTTTCGCCGCGTGGTCCGCGACATCTCGCGAACCAACGGCAAAGAGATCTCGTTGGAGATCATGGGCGAAAAGACGGAACTCGACAAACGAATGATCGACGAATTGGGCGATCCGCTGATCCACATGGTTCGCAACTCGGCCGATCACGGAATCGAATTGCCCGAAGCACGCTTGGCTGCTGGCAAGCCACGTAGCGGTGAAATCACACTCAACGCATTTCATCGGGGCAACAGCATTGTGATTCAAGTCACCGACGATGGTCGTGGTTTGAGTCGCGAAAAGATCTCGAATAAGGCAATCGAACGAGGGTTAATTACTTCTTCCGATGCCGAACGCATGAGCGATCAACAGATATTCCAGTTGATCTGGGAACCCGGTTTCAGCACTGCGGAAACGGTGACTGAGATTTCTGGTCGCGGTATGGGGATGGATATCGTGCGAGCCAAGATCGAATCGATCAACGGCGTCGTAGAAGTAGACAGCAAAACGGGACAAGGGACCGTTTTCACCATTAAGTTACCTTTGACGATGGCCATTTTGCCGAGCTTGATGGCCAATATCGAAGGAGACCTGTTCTCGATGCCGGTCGAGTCGATCGTCGAGATCGTTTGCCTCCGCCAGGATGAAATTCGCACGATTCACGGCAAGAAAACCGCCGTGGTGCGAGGTCGCCCTGTTTCGGTGGTCGAGCTTCACGAAACATTCCATTGGCATGGGCACACGGCCCAATCCAAGACTCGCGGTGATGTGACGATTGTCATTATCCGCAACGATAGCCGCGAGTTGGGATTGGTTGTCGACGGGATTTTGGGTGAAGAAGACGTGGTCGTGAAATCGCTGGCCGAGAACTATCAGAACGTGGAAGGCATCTCAGGGGCTTGCGTGCTGGGTAATGGACGCGTTGCATTGATCCTGGATCCAGCGGCCGTGATCGAATTAGCAGTCAAACGACAGGCAGAAGCCTTAGTCTAA